A stretch of the Candidatus Binatia bacterium genome encodes the following:
- the galK gene encoding galactokinase — protein MSGFARRFGRPPETQARAPGRVNLIGEHVDYNGGSVLPTVIPQCASVELAAGEGRVVRLSSAEAGGSDLRYELGDETPRGSWIDYAQGATRLLAVEGFAFGGFDACIRSDVPIGKGLSSSAALTVALLRALRDRFQLSLDDVALARLAQRVENEFVGARVGIMDPMASSLGKEGQALLLRTKDLTYRYVPIPESVEIVVVDSGQEHRNASGAYNRRRAECEEAARRLGESLLCDLPVSAWRRIATLPPPLDRRARHVVTENERVHAAVAALEGARLEELGALLDASHRSLRDDYEVSTPEVDALVEALRFRDGVLGARLTGGGFGGAVIALARAGFGEAAAREAASEYGRATGLRPAVVMPQGRLAAAARE, from the coding sequence GTGAGCGGATTCGCGCGGCGCTTCGGGCGCCCGCCCGAGACCCAGGCGCGCGCGCCGGGGCGCGTGAACCTGATCGGGGAGCACGTCGACTACAACGGCGGCTCGGTGCTCCCGACGGTGATCCCCCAGTGCGCTTCGGTCGAGCTCGCCGCCGGGGAGGGCCGGGTCGTTCGGCTGTCGAGCGCGGAGGCGGGCGGCTCCGACCTGAGGTACGAGCTTGGGGACGAGACTCCGCGGGGATCGTGGATCGATTACGCGCAGGGCGCGACGCGCCTCCTGGCGGTCGAAGGATTCGCGTTCGGCGGCTTCGACGCCTGCATCCGATCCGACGTGCCGATCGGAAAGGGCCTCTCCTCGAGCGCCGCGCTCACGGTGGCGCTGCTCCGCGCGCTCCGCGATCGGTTCCAGCTCTCCCTGGACGACGTGGCGCTCGCGCGGCTCGCCCAGCGGGTGGAGAACGAGTTCGTCGGCGCGCGGGTGGGGATCATGGACCCGATGGCCTCGAGCCTCGGCAAGGAGGGACAGGCGCTCCTCCTCCGCACGAAGGACCTCACCTACCGCTACGTGCCGATCCCCGAGTCGGTGGAGATCGTCGTCGTGGACTCGGGGCAGGAGCACCGGAACGCGAGCGGCGCCTACAACCGCCGCCGCGCCGAGTGCGAGGAGGCGGCCCGACGTCTCGGGGAATCGCTTCTGTGCGACCTGCCGGTCTCGGCGTGGAGACGGATTGCGACGCTCCCCCCGCCGCTCGACCGCCGCGCGCGGCACGTGGTGACGGAGAACGAGCGGGTGCACGCCGCCGTCGCGGCGCTGGAGGGCGCGCGTTTGGAGGAGCTGGGCGCCCTTCTGGACGCGTCCCACCGCTCGCTCCGCGACGACTACGAGGTCTCCACCCCCGAGGTGGACGCGCTCGTCGAGGCGCTCCGCTTCCGCGACGGGGTCCTCGGGGCCCGGCTCACGGGCGGCGGCTTCGGCGGCGCCGTGATCGCCCTGGCCCGCGCGGGCTTTGGAGAAGCGGCCGCGCGCGAGGCCGCGTCCGAGTACGGCCGGGCCACCGGGCTGCGTCCGGCGGTCGTCATGCCGCAGGGCCGTCTCGCGGCGGCGGCCCGGGAGTAG
- the galT gene encoding galactose-1-phosphate uridylyltransferase codes for MPASPAATIRRRLTKPDGRSVWLYAAEPIPEGIEAPAPRGGPVVATPELRWHPLRAEWVDYAANRQERTFLPPAGYDPLAPTEPGGEPTELPAGPWEVAVFENRFPSLAPGAPEPPGTLVPTRPGRGACEVVVYTQAAKGGLGDLELSRVEMLIDVWADRTRELGARPEIEYVMPFENRGVEVGATLQHPHGQIYAYPFVPPIPARELEEERRHRARSGRGLLETHLEAELADGRRILFDEEGVVAFVPVFARYPYEVWVAPRAPVPGLPDVDAPLRAAFARALRAVVRGYDALRGRPFPYVMVFHQAPTDGAAHPEAHLHVEFYPPYRTTERLKYLAGTEIGAGMFTNDALPEAKAAELQAALSAAGELR; via the coding sequence ATGCCGGCCTCGCCCGCCGCCACGATCCGGCGCCGACTGACCAAGCCGGACGGACGGTCGGTGTGGCTCTACGCCGCCGAGCCGATCCCGGAGGGAATCGAGGCGCCCGCGCCGCGCGGCGGACCCGTCGTCGCGACGCCGGAGCTGCGGTGGCATCCGCTCCGGGCGGAGTGGGTGGACTATGCCGCGAACCGCCAGGAGCGCACCTTCCTGCCTCCGGCGGGCTACGATCCGCTGGCCCCGACGGAGCCCGGCGGCGAGCCGACCGAGCTGCCGGCCGGGCCGTGGGAGGTGGCGGTCTTCGAGAACCGTTTCCCGTCGCTCGCTCCCGGAGCGCCCGAGCCTCCGGGCACGCTCGTGCCGACGCGCCCGGGGCGCGGCGCGTGCGAGGTGGTGGTCTACACGCAGGCGGCGAAAGGGGGGCTGGGGGACCTCGAGCTTTCGCGCGTCGAGATGCTGATCGACGTCTGGGCCGATCGCACGCGCGAGCTGGGAGCGCGGCCGGAGATCGAGTACGTGATGCCGTTCGAGAACCGCGGCGTCGAAGTCGGGGCCACGCTGCAGCACCCGCACGGACAGATCTACGCCTACCCCTTCGTGCCACCGATTCCCGCGCGCGAGCTGGAAGAGGAGCGGCGGCATCGGGCGCGCTCCGGCCGGGGGCTCCTCGAGACCCATCTCGAGGCGGAGCTGGCCGACGGCCGGCGCATCCTGTTCGACGAGGAGGGCGTCGTGGCGTTCGTGCCGGTGTTCGCCCGCTATCCCTACGAGGTCTGGGTCGCGCCACGCGCTCCGGTGCCGGGGCTTCCCGACGTCGACGCGCCGCTCCGCGCCGCGTTCGCGCGCGCGCTTCGCGCCGTGGTGCGCGGCTACGACGCGCTCCGCGGACGCCCGTTCCCCTACGTGATGGTGTTCCACCAGGCGCCCACCGACGGCGCGGCGCATCCCGAAGCGCACCTCCACGTGGAGTTCTATCCCCCCTATCGGACGACCGAGCGGCTGAAGTATCTCGCGGGGACGGAGATCGGGGCCGGCATGTTCACGAACGACGCGCTCCCCGAGGCCAAGGCCGCCGAGCTCCAGGCGGCGCTGTCCGCGGCCGGGGAGCTTCGGTGA